The following proteins come from a genomic window of Alosa sapidissima isolate fAloSap1 chromosome 22, fAloSap1.pri, whole genome shotgun sequence:
- the kmt2e gene encoding LOW QUALITY PROTEIN: inactive histone-lysine N-methyltransferase 2E (The sequence of the model RefSeq protein was modified relative to this genomic sequence to represent the inferred CDS: inserted 1 base in 1 codon; deleted 1 base in 1 codon), whose product MSIVVPAGVDTADTSYLNMAAGSDRPESVEASPVVVEKSNYPHQIYSSSSHHSHSYIGLPYADHNYGARPPPTPPASPPPAVLIRPGDGLLLGAQDEASXGTTLSTSEDGSYGADITRCICGFTHDDGYMICCDKCSVWQHIDCMGIDRQHIPETYLCERCQPRTLDRDRAIVLQTRKRENMSDGDTSATESGDEVPLELYSAFQHTPTSLTLTTSRLGNKQVEKKRKRSGDKEPPATARAKKAFREGSRKSSRVKGSAPDVDPTESPSLWESKMKVWMERYEEASSNQYSEDVQTLLRIKEASHVKTLAYNTHTASFKPPVESQVQKNKRILKAVRDLVPDSLIIEYRGKFMLRQQFEANGYFFKRPYPFVLFYSKFDGLEMCVDARNFGNDARFIRRSCTPNAEVRHVIEDGMLHLYIYSLRHISKGSEITIGFDYDYGSCKYKVDCACVKNHECPVLKHNLEPTENLGGGADSRRRRGGRKDKEPLVREREDSGQNQNLMLDGEAGAKAKNLGDPKQRKLSPLRLSISNNQDPELIEDLEEKTSVSNEVEMESEEQIAERRKKMTREERKMEAILQAFARMEKREKRREQALERIGTKTEPGTRSDIKEEPPETPEAESPSMLQPLCESVKEEPIMKPVTVGATAAKVSRNKQRKSFSRGRTHIGQQRRRARTISTCSDLQPGSPADPLEPLAADASDAPDGSGASTASAALSEPDGAALPQRTPDASPPHSGSPAPTPRHGNKYPKTKKQHLVSEWMGCEKQERSASRTPEPPPPDRPLRISSDPEVLATQLNSLPGLALSPHVYTTPKHYVRFSSPFQAHRSPTAPGLPTGRRRSRELPETPPTTGSCKKRWLKQALEEEGSTSPASQSALMMSGEGPLSPPLNGDSDSPLPFNGSCTLPELPTPLKKRRLCPLDACMSESSTPYGSPCATPTRVDLLEMPGTPLLLATPPRVRHDDLGPEPSPCTPTNAHVAPGNAAPGTHTPQGAHTPFNLPQENEGSQDSSPEGSRRSSTQEVERAPSLLSSPTVRPTVLPDAAVATLDLKPSGAQSPSPESQDPAAAAAAPSTDEGAEASADGGGSSSSSSSEALQLSDTPTSASASAYPPWMKSPERGGGGGGAGASGGLSFSPINSNLRDLTPSHTLEMCAFRPDASGPGAVPVPVTVPVPVPMPGPNAAAATVVTAVAVPAAFSEAASFYPCGEEGGQLGFSRSLSADSSGEGGGSAQNPPPKKKVSLLEYRKRQREARRSGGSKAECSSPVSTAPPVEMFSTIAMETAPEQPPPPPPQQPQQQQQPLQQQQQPTPVVTPTPTQPSEEGGDAPAQGEREGGEGQWTSSTSVEQARERCYHRALLLSDHRKDKDADGAEAESGDGAPVRDCPSPKSCKSPSTHPPCSPGPSARPLKEEESDTPSRSAPQQASGSKTAASKPAPLTPSRMLPSPAPQVHYAGPPSSLLHSPKTLPQAQGSPYRGQRSFHAAPPPGQAQAPAPNVGPAGAAAAAVAFAQYSGPQSVPPPPPPPPPPAPPASAAYFPVQSAPAVAASFQAFQPGVAVVAPPPPPPFAPPPGSQPLLQTHHAPLHYQAAAAAAPPPPPPPPPHPQQPGPALLHVNMQPPPTSIQQHQVQLLSSAPPPPPPPPQGQAGQPQPVQAGLLALKQQQQQQQQQQGPPPPPPPPPPPAPSSAAPPVHPYQTLGGFQAPLLQHPAAPSNPPSVAPASYPPPHQQTVLPPPPPPPPPSQTAQAAPQISGAARGAPAPGAPPFHSAGYMGTGWH is encoded by the exons ATGAGCATAGTCGTCCCTGCAGGGGTGGACACGGCAGACACCTCGTACCTGAACATGGCTGCAGGCTCAGA CAGACCGGAGTCAGTAGAGGCCAGTCCTGTGGTGGTGGAGAAGTCCAACTACCCGCACCAGATCTACAGCAGCAGCTCCCACCACTCACACAGCTACATCGGCCTGCCGTACGCC GACCACAACTATGGGGCGCGTCCCCCGCCCACGCCCCCCGCCTCGCCCCCTCCGGCGGTGCTGATCCGCCCGGGCGACGGACTCCTGCTGGGGGCACAGGACGAGGCGT CGGGCACCACGCTCAGCACCTCCGAGGACGGCAGCTACGGGGCCGACATCACCCGGTGCATCTGCGGCTTCACGCACGACGACGGCTACATGATCTGCTGCGACAAGTGCAG tgtgtggcaGCACATTGACTGCATGGGCATCGACCGGCAGCACATCCCAGAGACGTACCTGTGCGAGCGCTGCCAGCCGCGCACCCTGGACCGCGACCGCGCCATCGTGCTGCAGACGCGCAAGAGGGAGAACATGTCAG aTGGGGACACCAGCGCCACGGAGAGCGGAGATGAGGTCCCGCTGGAGTTATACTCGGCCTTCCAGCACACGCCCACCAGCCTGACGCTCACCACCAGTCGCCTGGGCAACAAGCAGGTCGAGAAGAAGCGCAAGAGGAGTGGCGACAAGGAGCCGCCCGCCACGGCTCGCGCTAAAAAG GCCTTCCGGGAGGGTTCACGGAAGTCTTCCCGAGTAAAG GGTTCGGCCCCTGACGTGGACCCGACTGAGTCTCCGTCGCTGTGGGAGAGCAAGATGAAGGTGTGGATGGAGCGTTACGAGGAGGCCAGCAGCAACCAGTACAGCGAGGACGTGCAGACGCTGCTGCGCATCAAGGAGGCCAGCCACGTCAAGACACTcgcctacaacacacacaccgccagcTTCAAGCCTCCCGTGgag AGCCAGGTGCAGAAGAACAAGCGCATTCTGAAGGCTGTGCGGGACCTGGTGCCAGATTCACTCATCATTGAGTACAGGGGCAAGTTCATGCTGCGCCAGCAGTTTGAAGCCAACGGTTACTTCTTTaagag GCCGTACCCATTTGTATTGTTCTACTCCAAGTTTGATGGCCTGGAGATGTGTGTGGACGCACGCAACTTTGGCAACGATGCACGATTCATACGCCGCTCCTGCACCCCCAACgctgag GTGCGTCACGTTATCGAGGACGGCATGCTGCATTTGTACATCTACTCACTGAGGCACATCAGTAAAGGCAGTGAGATCACCATAGGATTTGACTATGACTATGGCAGCTG TAAATACAAGgtggactgtgcgtgtgtgaagaACCACGAGTGTCCGGTCCTCAAGCACAACCTGGAGCCCACGGAGAACCTGGGCGGTGGGGCGGACTCACGGCGCCGGCGTGGCGGACGCAAGGACAAGGAGCCGTTGGTCCGCGAGCGCGAAGACAGTGGTCAGAACCAGAACCTGATGCTGGACGGCGAGGCTGGAGCCAAGGCCAAGAACCTGGGCGACCCCAAGCAGAGGAAGCTCTCGCCACTGCGCCTGTCCATCTCCAACAACcag GATCCCGAGTTAATTGAGGATTTAGAAGAGAAAACCTCCGTTAGCAATGAAGTAGAGATGGAATCTGAGGAGCAGATTGCTGAAAGGAGGAAGAagatg acacgTGAGGAGCGTAAGATGGAGGCCATCCTGCAGGCGTTTGCGCGGATGGAGAAGCGGGAGAAGCGGCGCGAGCAGGCCCTGGAGCGCATCGGCACCAAGACGGAGCCGGGCACACGCAGCGACATCAAGGAGGAGCCGCCCGAAACGCCCGAGGCTGAGTCCCCCTCCAtgctacag CCCCTGTGCGAGAGCGTGAAGGAGGAGCCAATCATGAAGCCTGTGACCGTCGGGGCAACGGCAGCCAAGGTCAGCCGCAACAAGCAGCGCAAGTCCTTCTCGCGCGGGCGCACCCACATCGGGCAGCAGCGTCGCCGCGCCCGCACCATCAGTACCTGCTCGGACCTGCAGCCCGGCTCGCCCGCCGACCCCCTGGAGCCGCTGGCCGCCGACGCCAGCGATGCCCCCGACGGCTCCGGTGCCAGCACCGCAAGCGCTGCCCTCTCGGAGCCCGACGGCGCCGCTCTGCCCCAGCGCACGCCCGACGCCAGCCCGCCCCACAGCGGCTCACCCGCCCCGACGCCGCGCCACGGCAACAAGTATCCCAAAACAAAAAAG CAGCacttagtgagtgagtggatgGGGTGCGAGAAGCAGGAGCGGAGTGCGTCGCGCACCCCCGAGCCTCCGCCGCCGGACCGCCCGCTGCGCATCAGCAGCGACCCCGAGGTGCTGGCCACGCAGCTCAACTCGCTGCCGGGCCTGGCGCTCAGCCCGCACGTCTACACCACGCCCAAGCACTACGTGCGCTTCTCCTCGCCCTTCCAGGCCCACCGCAGCCCCACCGCCCCAGGGCTGCCCACCGGCCGACGGCGCTCACGCGAGCTGCCCGAGACGCCGCCCACCACCGGCTCCTGCAAGAAG CGCTGGCTGAAGCAGGCGCTAGAGGAGGAGGGTTCGACCAGCCCGGCCAGCCAGTCGGCCCTCATGATGTCCGGCGAGGGCCCCCTCAGCCCCCCGCTCAACGGAGACTCCGACAGCCCGCTCCCCTTCAACGGCAGCTGCACCCTACCAG AGTTGCCCACCCCTCTTAAGAAACGGCGCTTGTGTCCGCTGGACGCCTGCATGTCGGAGAGCTCCACCCCTTACGGCTCTCCTTGTGCCACGCCCACCCGGGTGGACCTGCTGGAGATGCCGGGCACGCCCCTTCTCCTGGCCACGCCTCCCCGCGTGCGGCACGACGACCTGGGTCCAGAGCCTTCCCCCTGCACGCCCACCAACGCGCACGTTGCCCCTGGCAATGCTGcgccgggcacacacacaccgcagggGGCGCACACACCCTTCAACCTGCCACAGGAG aatgaGGGGTCGCAGGACAGCTCCCCTGAGGGCAGCCGGAGATCCAGTACTCAAGAG gttGAACGTGCCCCATCGCTGCTCTCGTCTCCAACGGTGCGTCCCACCGTCCTCCCTGACGCCGCCGTCGCTACCCTGGACCTGAAGCCCTCTGGTGCCCAGAGCCCCTCTCCAGAGTCCCAggacccagcagcagcagcagcagcgccgtCCACCGACGAGGGAGCGGAGGCGTCCGCCgacggcggcggcagcagcagcagcagcagcagcgaggCCCTCCAGCTGTCGGACACCCCGACCTCGGCCTCGGCCTCGGCGTACCCGCCCTGGATGAAGAGCCCCGAGCGcggcggcggaggaggaggagctggggCCAGTGGTGGCCTCTCCTTCTCGCCCATCAACTCCAACCTGCGCGACCTGACGCCCTCCCACACGCTGGAGATGTGCGCCTTCAGGCCCGACGCCTCGGGGCCGGGAGCCGTGCCTGTGCCCGTGACCGTTCCCGTGCCGGTGCCCATGCCAGGGCCCAACGCCGCCGCCGCCACGGTGGTCACTGCTGTTGCAGTGCCCGCAGCCTTCAGCGAGGCGGCGTCCTTCTACCCCTGCGGCGAGGAGGGCGGGCAGCTGGGCTTTAGCCGCTCGCTCAGCGCAGACAGcagtggggagggagggggcagcGCCCAGAACCCCCCACCCAAGAAAAAG GTGTCTTTGCTGGAGTACAGGAAGAGGCAGCGCGAGGCACGGCGCAGCGGCGGCTCCAAGGCCGAGTGCAGCTCCCCGGTGTCCACGGCGCCACCTGTGGAAATGTTTTCCACCATCGCCATGGAGACTGCCCCTGAGCAGCCGCCACCACCTCCGCCAcagcagccgcagcagcagcagcaaccactgcagcagcaacagcagccgaCTCCGGTGGtgacacccacacccacccagccCAGCGAGGAGGGAGGCGACGCCCCAgcccagggggagagagagggcggaGAAGGACAGTG gacgtCATCTACATCAGTGGAACAGGCCAGAGAGCGCTGCTACCACAGAGCCCTGTTGCTAAGTGACCATCGCAAGGACAAGGATGCTG ATGGCGCAGAGGCAGAGAGTGGTGACGGAGCACCTGTGAGGGACTGTCCCTCTCCCAAGAGCTGCAAGAGTCCCTCTACACACCCG ccgTGTTCCCCTGGGCCCAGCGCTCGTCCACTTAAGGAGGAGGAGTCCGACACCCCGTCCCGGTCCGCTCCCCAGCAGGCCAGTGGCTCCAAGACGGCCGCGTCGAAGCCGGCGCCGCTCACCCCGAGCAGGATGCTCCCGTCGCCGGCCCCCCAGGTCCACTACGCGGGACCCCCCTCGTCGCTCCTGCACTCCCCGAAGACGCTACCGCAGGCCCAGGGCTCCCCCTACCGCGGCCAGCGCTCCTTCCACGCGGCCCCGCCACCCGGCCAAGCCCAGGCCCCGGCTCCGAATGTGGGGCCCGCGGGTGCGGCGGCCGCCGCGGTAGCCTTCGCCCAGTACAGCGGCCCCCAGAGCGTGCCGCCGcctcccccaccacctcctcctccggcGCCCCCGGCCTCGGCGGCCTACTTCCCGGTCCAGAGCGCCCCGGCGGTAGCAGCGTCCTTCCAGGCCTTCCAGCCCGGGGTGGCGGTGGTGGCGCCGCCTCCCCCTCCGCCGTTTGCGCCGCCGCCGGGCTCGCAGCCGCTGCTACAAACGCACCACGCGCCGCTGCACTACCAGGCGGCGGCCGCCGCtgcgccgccccctccccctcccccgcccCCGCACCCCCAGCAGCCCGGGCCCGCCCTCCTGCACGTCAACATGCAGCCGCCGCCGACGTCGATCCAGCAGCACCAGGTGCAGCTGCTCAGCTCCGCGCCGCCA CCCCCTCCGCCGCCCCCACAGGGCCAA